The following are from one region of the Leptolyngbya iicbica LK genome:
- a CDS encoding histone deacetylase family protein — protein sequence MASQLTVLYSDAFLEHDTGRLHPENSGRLEAVTQALKTTSWAHQLHWQLPTAVSDRDPLPMIRRLHNLHYLNDLEHLAEVGGGRLDPDTALSPKSYDIALLAVNAWLDGVDCVLQQQQSAFVLSRPPGHHAVSDRGMGFCLLGNAAIAATYALQQPGVNRVAILDWDVHHGNGTQALVENNPQIAYCSLHQWPAYPGTGRATETGFHHNVLNIPMAPGNTLTDYQSQFESAVVPFLKDFQPDLLIISAGYDANQADPLAGMALQPSDYAVLTRYCLEIQPHLLFGLEGGYDYDALAASILATIEACLDPQLSGVSP from the coding sequence ATGGCTTCTCAGCTCACTGTCTTGTACTCCGATGCATTTTTAGAGCATGATACGGGTCGCTTGCATCCCGAAAATTCCGGGCGGCTCGAGGCAGTGACTCAGGCGCTCAAAACCACTTCGTGGGCACATCAACTGCACTGGCAGTTACCCACGGCGGTGAGCGATCGCGATCCCCTCCCCATGATTCGGCGCTTGCACAATTTGCACTATCTCAACGATTTAGAGCATTTGGCCGAAGTGGGCGGGGGACGCCTCGATCCCGATACGGCGCTGTCACCAAAGAGTTATGACATTGCGCTGCTGGCGGTGAATGCCTGGTTAGACGGCGTGGATTGTGTCCTGCAACAGCAGCAGTCGGCCTTTGTGCTGTCGCGCCCGCCGGGCCATCATGCGGTGAGCGATCGCGGGATGGGGTTTTGTCTGTTGGGGAATGCCGCGATCGCGGCCACCTACGCCTTGCAGCAGCCGGGAGTCAATCGGGTCGCCATTCTCGACTGGGATGTGCATCACGGCAACGGCACCCAAGCACTGGTGGAAAACAATCCGCAGATTGCCTACTGTTCGCTGCATCAGTGGCCCGCTTATCCGGGGACAGGGCGGGCCACTGAAACCGGCTTTCACCATAATGTGCTGAATATTCCCATGGCTCCTGGTAACACGTTGACCGATTACCAATCCCAGTTTGAGAGTGCTGTGGTCCCGTTTCTCAAAGACTTTCAGCCGGACTTATTGATTATTAGCGCCGGATACGATGCCAATCAGGCCGACCCCCTGGCAGGCATGGCGTTGCAACCCTCAGACTATGCGGTGTTGACCCGTTACTGTTTGGAAATTCAACCCCATCTGCTGTTCGGGTTAGAGGGGGGATACGACTACGACGCCCTGGCGGCATCCATCCTTGCGACGATCGAAGCTTGCCTTGATCCGCAATTGTCTGGCGTGAGCCCCTAA
- the gyrA gene encoding DNA topoisomerase (ATP-hydrolyzing) subunit A — MTIIPTDLRNEMSRSYLEYAMSVIVGRALPDARDGLKPVHRRILYAMHELGLTFDRPFRKCARVVGEVLGKYHPHGDTAVYDALVRMAQDFSMRAPLINGHGNFGSIDNDPPAAMRYTECRLQALTGASLLQDIEADTVDFADNFDGSQQEPIVLPSRVPQLLLNGSSGIAVGMATNIPPHNLSELLDGVVALIRNPEITLDELMELIPGPDFPTGAQILGARGIRDAYTTGRGSITMRGVATIETIEQRGRPDRDAIIITELPYQTNKAAMIERIAEMVNERRLDGISDIRDESDRDGMRIVIELKRDAYARVVLNNLYKQTPLQNNFGVNMLALVNGEPQLLGLKQMLEVFVDFRVETITRRTQYLLRKAEERDHVLQGYLIAMDNMDAIITLIRHAADTPTAKQGLIEGYGLTEVQADAILQMQLRRLTALETDKIQQEHEDLQTKITDFQDILARRERILDIIITEVEELRDRFGDDRRTVIEPDTSDLSDISLIANEQVVILVTEYGYIKRMPVDTFEAQSRATRGKAGARIKEDDGIQHFITCGCHDHIVFFSDRGVAYSLRAYQVPEGSRTSQGVPIVQMLPIPKEEKITSVISVEEFTDDEYLVMLTQNGYVKKTALSAFSNIRANGLIAISLEEGDQLRWVRLARTSDSILIGSHQGMTIHFKANDDQLRPLGRPTRGVKAMNLRDGDELISMDILPAQVTHAVEEAEAAGATEDSDEAAVNSQGPWVLLITAGGMGKRVPVSLFRLQNRAGMGLRALKFRLDEDSLVAVLVVNEDEELMLVTNRGIIIRQRVNDISIQSRSAQGVRLQRLDEDDAIAAVAVVPSELTEEADDGESEAIEVDQVVAPDGDVTSVEVQADSTDEPESDA; from the coding sequence ATGACGATCATCCCCACCGACCTACGGAACGAAATGTCCCGGTCTTATTTGGAATACGCCATGAGCGTAATCGTGGGGAGAGCACTACCGGACGCGAGAGATGGACTAAAGCCAGTGCATCGGCGCATTCTCTACGCGATGCACGAACTCGGTTTAACCTTCGACCGCCCTTTCCGTAAATGTGCCCGTGTTGTCGGGGAAGTCTTGGGTAAATATCATCCCCACGGCGATACAGCAGTCTATGACGCCTTGGTGCGCATGGCCCAAGACTTTTCCATGCGGGCACCGCTGATCAACGGCCACGGCAACTTTGGGTCGATTGACAATGATCCACCGGCGGCTATGCGATACACCGAATGTCGCTTGCAAGCCCTCACGGGGGCGTCGTTGTTGCAGGATATCGAAGCCGATACGGTCGATTTTGCTGATAACTTTGACGGCTCCCAACAGGAGCCAATCGTCTTGCCCTCACGGGTGCCACAACTGTTGTTGAATGGCTCTTCGGGGATTGCCGTGGGCATGGCGACCAACATTCCGCCCCACAATCTGAGCGAGCTGCTCGATGGGGTCGTTGCGCTCATCCGCAATCCTGAGATCACGCTCGACGAACTGATGGAGTTGATTCCGGGACCAGATTTTCCCACGGGTGCCCAAATCCTGGGAGCCCGTGGCATTCGCGACGCTTACACCACTGGGCGGGGCTCCATCACCATGCGCGGGGTCGCCACGATTGAAACGATTGAACAGCGGGGTCGACCGGACCGCGACGCCATCATCATCACCGAGCTGCCTTATCAAACCAACAAGGCCGCGATGATCGAGCGCATTGCCGAAATGGTGAATGAGCGGCGATTGGACGGCATTTCGGATATTCGAGATGAGAGCGATCGCGACGGCATGCGCATTGTGATTGAACTGAAGCGCGACGCCTATGCCCGGGTTGTGCTGAACAATCTCTACAAACAGACGCCGCTACAAAACAACTTTGGCGTCAACATGCTGGCCCTGGTCAATGGTGAACCGCAGCTCTTGGGTCTGAAGCAAATGCTGGAAGTCTTTGTCGACTTCCGAGTAGAGACTATTACCCGCCGCACTCAGTATTTGCTGCGCAAGGCAGAAGAGCGCGACCATGTGCTGCAGGGCTACCTGATCGCCATGGACAACATGGATGCGATCATTACCCTGATTCGCCATGCAGCCGATACGCCGACGGCCAAGCAAGGCTTGATAGAAGGGTATGGTCTGACGGAAGTTCAGGCGGATGCCATTTTGCAAATGCAGTTGCGGCGCTTAACGGCCCTGGAAACTGACAAAATTCAGCAGGAGCATGAAGACCTGCAAACCAAAATTACCGATTTTCAGGATATTTTGGCGCGGCGTGAGCGCATTCTCGACATCATCATCACGGAAGTGGAAGAACTGCGCGATCGCTTTGGCGACGATCGCCGCACCGTCATCGAACCCGACACCAGCGATCTCTCCGACATTTCCCTCATTGCGAATGAGCAAGTGGTCATCTTGGTGACCGAGTATGGCTACATCAAGCGCATGCCTGTCGATACCTTTGAGGCGCAAAGTCGGGCCACACGCGGTAAAGCCGGAGCCCGCATCAAAGAAGATGATGGCATCCAGCACTTCATTACCTGCGGTTGTCATGACCACATTGTGTTCTTTAGCGATCGCGGCGTCGCCTATTCCCTGCGGGCCTATCAAGTGCCCGAGGGCTCGCGCACCTCTCAGGGTGTGCCCATTGTGCAGATGTTGCCGATTCCCAAAGAAGAGAAAATTACTTCCGTCATCTCGGTCGAAGAGTTCACCGACGATGAGTACTTGGTCATGTTGACCCAAAACGGGTATGTCAAGAAAACTGCCCTCTCGGCCTTCAGCAACATTCGCGCTAATGGTTTGATCGCGATTTCGTTAGAAGAAGGTGATCAGCTGCGCTGGGTGCGTCTGGCTCGTACCAGCGACAGTATTTTGATCGGGTCTCATCAGGGCATGACGATTCACTTTAAGGCCAATGATGATCAGCTGCGCCCCTTAGGCCGACCGACCCGTGGCGTCAAAGCCATGAATCTGCGCGACGGTGACGAACTGATCAGCATGGATATTTTGCCCGCGCAAGTGACTCATGCTGTGGAAGAAGCCGAAGCCGCTGGCGCGACGGAAGATTCTGATGAGGCGGCGGTCAACAGCCAAGGGCCTTGGGTCTTGTTAATCACGGCGGGAGGCATGGGTAAGCGGGTGCCCGTATCGCTCTTCCGTTTGCAAAATCGGGCAGGCATGGGCCTCAGGGCGCTCAAATTCCGCCTTGACGAAGACTCTCTCGTCGCAGTGCTGGTGGTCAATGAAGACGAAGAACTCATGCTCGTGACCAATCGCGGCATTATTATTCGCCAGCGGGTGAACGATATTTCTATTCAATCTCGCTCGGCCCAGGGCGTGCGGTTGCAGCGGTTAGATGAGGATGATGCGATCGCAGCGGTGGCGGTGGTGCCCTCCGAACTGACCGAGGAAGCTGACGACGGCGAATCGGAAGCGATCGAAGTCGATCAGGTAGTCGCTCCTGACGGCGATGTCACATCCGTTGAGGTGCAAGCTGATTCAACGGATGAACCCGAAAGCGACGCTTAA
- a CDS encoding uracil-DNA glycosylase, with amino-acid sequence MTDQIDLFTEPNADAVPDSFDLEAIPTSASVAIPAGIYDDLDTLARHCKNCQRCGLAAGRTNVVVSRGNPKAHIMIVGEGPGQQEDEQGLPFVGKSGQLLEKILAAVRLDTEKDVYICNVVKCRPPGNRTPTADESSACKGYLLEQIRLVDPKIILMTGATAMKGLTGEKRGITKVRGQWIEWEGRLCMPIFHPAYLLRNQSREKGSPKWLMWQDIQAVRTKLDELTAED; translated from the coding sequence ATGACTGACCAAATTGATCTGTTTACCGAGCCGAATGCTGATGCTGTACCAGATAGTTTTGATCTGGAAGCTATCCCGACCAGCGCCTCTGTAGCAATTCCGGCAGGCATTTACGATGACTTAGATACTTTGGCCCGGCATTGTAAGAATTGTCAGCGCTGTGGGTTGGCGGCGGGGCGCACCAATGTGGTCGTTAGCCGAGGGAATCCTAAGGCACACATCATGATTGTGGGCGAAGGCCCCGGTCAGCAAGAGGACGAGCAGGGTTTGCCCTTCGTCGGTAAATCAGGGCAACTACTGGAAAAGATTCTGGCCGCCGTTCGCCTAGACACTGAAAAAGACGTTTATATCTGCAATGTCGTCAAATGCCGCCCTCCGGGCAACCGCACCCCGACAGCAGATGAATCGAGTGCCTGTAAGGGTTATCTGCTCGAGCAAATTCGCTTAGTTGACCCCAAAATCATTTTGATGACAGGCGCCACTGCGATGAAGGGACTCACGGGAGAAAAGCGCGGCATCACGAAGGTGCGAGGCCAATGGATCGAGTGGGAAGGCCGTTTGTGTATGCCCATCTTTCATCCAGCGTATCTTTTACGGAACCAGTCGCGGGAAAAAGGCTCCCCCAAATGGCTTATGTGGCAAGACATTCAAGCAGTGCGGACTAAACTGGATGAACTGACTGCCGAAGACTAA
- the miaB gene encoding tRNA (N6-isopentenyl adenosine(37)-C2)-methylthiotransferase MiaB has product MTTAPRRYHVTTFGCQMNKADSERMAGILDDMGLQWEADPYQADVVLYNTCTIRDNAEQKVYSYLGRQAKRKQEKPDLTLIVAGCVAQQEGEALLRRVPELDLVMGPQHANRLQDLLEQVMDGNQVVATEPIHIMEDITKPRRDSQVTAWVNVIYGCNERCTYCVVPGVRGVEQSRTPEAIRAEMEALGQQGYKEITLLGQNIDAYGRDLPGVTAEGRRQNTLTDLLYYVHDVPGIERIRFATSHPRYFTERLIKACAELPKVCEHFHIPFQSGDNDVLKAMARGYTHEKYRRIIDTIREYMPDASISADAIVGFPGETEEQFQKTMQLTEDIGFDMLNTAAYSPRPNTPAAVWENQLSEEVKSDRLQRLNHLVNVKAAERSQRYRDRIEEVLVEDVNPKDPTQVMGRTRGNRLTFFAGDINQLKGQLVKVQITEIRAFSLTGEQLIPVVA; this is encoded by the coding sequence ATGACTACTGCTCCTCGTCGCTATCACGTCACCACCTTCGGCTGTCAGATGAACAAAGCCGACTCCGAACGGATGGCCGGAATTTTGGACGATATGGGCTTGCAGTGGGAAGCCGATCCTTATCAAGCCGACGTCGTTCTGTATAACACCTGCACCATTCGCGACAACGCGGAGCAAAAGGTCTACTCCTACTTAGGACGGCAGGCTAAGCGCAAGCAAGAGAAACCCGACCTGACGCTGATTGTGGCGGGCTGTGTCGCCCAGCAAGAAGGCGAAGCTCTGCTGCGTCGCGTGCCCGAACTCGATTTAGTCATGGGGCCACAACACGCCAACCGTCTGCAAGATTTGTTGGAACAGGTGATGGACGGCAACCAGGTCGTGGCGACCGAACCCATCCACATTATGGAAGACATTACCAAACCCCGCCGCGATAGTCAGGTCACCGCTTGGGTAAATGTCATTTATGGCTGCAACGAGCGCTGCACCTATTGCGTCGTGCCTGGGGTGCGCGGCGTCGAGCAATCTCGCACCCCGGAAGCCATTCGCGCTGAAATGGAAGCGTTGGGGCAACAGGGCTATAAAGAAATCACCCTACTCGGGCAAAACATCGATGCCTATGGTCGCGATTTGCCTGGCGTGACCGCTGAGGGACGACGGCAAAATACCCTCACCGATTTGCTCTACTACGTTCATGATGTCCCCGGCATCGAGCGCATTCGCTTTGCGACCAGCCATCCCCGCTACTTTACTGAGCGGCTGATCAAGGCTTGCGCTGAACTCCCCAAGGTGTGCGAGCATTTCCACATTCCCTTTCAGTCCGGCGATAACGATGTGCTGAAGGCGATGGCCCGAGGCTATACCCACGAAAAATATCGCCGCATTATCGACACCATTCGCGAATACATGCCCGATGCGTCAATCAGCGCCGACGCGATCGTGGGCTTCCCCGGCGAGACCGAGGAACAGTTTCAAAAAACGATGCAGTTGACTGAGGATATCGGCTTTGACATGCTCAACACGGCGGCATATTCTCCTCGCCCCAATACCCCAGCAGCAGTGTGGGAAAATCAGCTCAGTGAAGAGGTGAAGAGCGATCGCCTCCAACGACTCAACCATCTGGTGAATGTGAAAGCCGCCGAGCGATCTCAGCGGTATCGCGATCGCATTGAAGAAGTTCTGGTCGAAGACGTGAATCCCAAAGATCCCACTCAGGTTATGGGCCGCACTCGTGGGAACCGCCTCACCTTCTTTGCTGGCGATATCAACCAGCTCAAAGGCCAACTCGTTAAAGTTCAAATCACCGAAATCCGTGCCTTTAGCCTCACTGGCGAACAGCTCATTCCAGTCGTTGCTTAG
- a CDS encoding shikimate kinase yields the protein MSDSSALDLLRGANLYLVGMMGAGKSTLGQVMAAKLGYRFCDTDTVIEQAAQQPIPEIFASSGEAEFRALESQVLSQLSPYTRMVIATGGGIVLNQENWWHLRQGVVAWIDVPVEELVRRLQGDASRPLLQRPDWQAHLAQLLSDRQSLYAQADIHLTVAAGEPTEAICDRLVERLRDLILPPPSAVPTDG from the coding sequence ATGTCAGATTCCTCCGCGCTAGATCTCCTGAGAGGAGCCAACCTCTACCTCGTCGGCATGATGGGGGCAGGCAAATCGACCCTTGGGCAGGTGATGGCGGCTAAGCTGGGCTATCGCTTTTGTGACACCGATACGGTGATCGAGCAAGCGGCCCAGCAGCCGATTCCGGAAATTTTTGCCTCATCCGGGGAGGCAGAATTTCGGGCTCTGGAAAGTCAAGTGCTCAGTCAGCTATCGCCCTACACGCGGATGGTGATTGCGACGGGGGGCGGCATTGTCTTGAATCAAGAAAATTGGTGGCATCTGCGTCAGGGCGTTGTCGCCTGGATTGACGTGCCTGTGGAGGAACTGGTGCGCCGTCTACAAGGGGATGCCAGCCGTCCGCTGCTGCAACGTCCGGATTGGCAAGCGCATCTGGCCCAACTGTTGAGCGATCGCCAGTCCCTTTACGCCCAGGCCGACATTCACCTCACGGTCGCCGCTGGGGAACCGACCGAGGCGATTTGCGATCGCCTGGTGGAGCGCTTGCGCGATCTCATTCTGCCGCCGCCATCCGCCGTTCCCACCGACGGTTGA
- the argB gene encoding acetylglutamate kinase produces the protein MTNLSDPPSGILETDVDRVRILSEALPYIQKFRGRTVVVKYGGAAMKDGTLKESVVRDIVFMACVGMRPVVVHGGGPEINTWLTKLNIEPQFKDGLRVTDAPTMDVVEMVLVGRVNKELVSLINQAGGQAVGLCGKDGNLITARSQGNADVGFVGDVTNIEPGLVKALVEDGYIPVISSVASDDSGQAYNINADTVAGELAAALNAEKLILLTDTRGILRDYKDPSTLLPKLDIREARQLIDEGVVAGGMIPKVQCCVRSLAQGVKATHILDGRINHALLLEIFSDTGIGSMLVASEFSQ, from the coding sequence ATGACCAACCTTTCCGACCCCCCCAGCGGCATTTTAGAAACCGATGTTGATCGCGTTCGTATCTTGAGCGAGGCGCTGCCCTACATCCAGAAGTTTCGGGGGCGCACTGTTGTCGTTAAATACGGCGGCGCGGCGATGAAAGACGGCACCCTGAAAGAAAGTGTGGTGCGGGACATTGTCTTCATGGCTTGCGTGGGAATGCGGCCCGTCGTGGTGCACGGCGGCGGCCCGGAAATTAACACCTGGCTGACCAAACTCAACATCGAGCCCCAATTTAAAGACGGTCTGCGGGTCACCGATGCGCCGACGATGGATGTGGTGGAAATGGTGCTGGTGGGGCGCGTCAACAAAGAACTCGTCTCGCTGATTAACCAGGCCGGCGGGCAAGCCGTGGGCCTCTGTGGCAAAGACGGCAACTTGATCACCGCGCGATCGCAGGGCAATGCCGATGTCGGGTTCGTGGGCGATGTCACCAACATTGAACCGGGTCTGGTCAAAGCCCTGGTAGAAGACGGCTACATTCCCGTGATCTCCAGCGTGGCGTCGGACGACAGCGGCCAAGCTTACAACATCAATGCGGACACCGTCGCCGGAGAACTCGCCGCCGCCCTAAACGCCGAAAAGTTGATCCTGCTGACCGATACGCGGGGCATTTTGCGCGACTACAAAGACCCCAGCACCCTCTTGCCGAAACTCGACATCCGCGAAGCGCGTCAGCTGATTGATGAGGGTGTGGTAGCCGGGGGCATGATTCCCAAGGTGCAGTGCTGCGTGCGATCGCTGGCCCAAGGCGTCAAAGCCACCCACATTCTCGACGGTCGCATTAACCACGCCCTCCTGCTGGAAATCTTCAGCGACACGGGCATCGGCTCCATGCTGGTGGCGTCAGAATTTTCGCAATAA
- a CDS encoding quinone-dependent dihydroorotate dehydrogenase produces the protein MVDWYQQLARPLLFYGVQIDPEWLHQRTLELLKGAAQPAATQQPRLYRQLQGWLSQRCRYEDARLAQSLWGLTFANPLGLAAGFDKDGLAAPAWSMLGFGYAELGTVTYHTQPGNPKPRLFRLPRDRAAINRMGFNNEGAAQLATRLQHYWQQQASPIPIGINLGKSKVTPLEHAVEDYVESFRLLKTLGDYFVVNVSSPNTPGLRSLQASESLGPILAALQAENTGAKPLLVKIAPDLEWEAIAEVLALAQEHHLAGMIATNTTIQRSGLKTDRILQTGNRVTEEPGGLSGAPLRQRATEVIRFLHQKSQGQMPIIGVGGIFTAEDAWEKLNAGASLLQVYTGWIYGGPEMVRRVLMGLTQQLDHHQLSTLSEAIGQNLPFIAD, from the coding sequence ATGGTCGATTGGTATCAGCAGTTAGCGCGGCCATTACTGTTTTATGGCGTGCAGATCGATCCGGAGTGGCTACACCAGCGCACTTTAGAATTGCTGAAAGGCGCGGCTCAGCCCGCAGCGACCCAGCAACCTCGCTTATATCGGCAGCTCCAAGGTTGGCTCTCGCAGCGATGTCGATACGAAGATGCGCGCTTGGCACAATCGCTTTGGGGGCTAACGTTTGCCAATCCCCTGGGCTTAGCGGCGGGATTTGATAAAGATGGTCTGGCCGCGCCAGCCTGGTCCATGCTGGGCTTTGGTTATGCCGAACTCGGCACGGTGACGTATCACACTCAACCGGGGAATCCCAAACCGCGACTCTTTCGGTTGCCCCGCGATCGCGCGGCCATTAATCGCATGGGCTTTAACAATGAGGGAGCGGCGCAATTAGCGACTCGTTTGCAGCACTATTGGCAACAACAAGCGTCGCCGATTCCCATCGGCATCAATTTAGGCAAATCCAAAGTCACGCCTCTAGAGCACGCGGTAGAGGACTATGTGGAGAGTTTTCGACTGCTCAAGACGTTGGGAGACTATTTTGTGGTGAATGTGTCTTCCCCCAATACGCCGGGACTGCGATCGCTGCAGGCCAGCGAGAGTTTGGGGCCGATTCTCGCGGCTTTGCAGGCCGAAAATACTGGGGCCAAACCACTGTTGGTGAAAATTGCCCCTGACCTGGAATGGGAGGCGATCGCCGAGGTGCTGGCCCTGGCCCAAGAACATCATTTAGCAGGCATGATCGCCACGAATACCACCATTCAGCGATCGGGGCTCAAGACTGACCGCATCTTACAAACTGGGAATCGGGTGACCGAAGAACCGGGCGGTTTGAGCGGTGCGCCCTTGCGCCAGAGAGCGACCGAGGTAATTCGCTTTCTGCACCAAAAGAGTCAGGGCCAAATGCCGATCATCGGTGTGGGGGGCATTTTTACCGCTGAGGATGCTTGGGAAAAGCTGAACGCGGGCGCGAGTCTGCTACAGGTTTATACCGGGTGGATTTATGGCGGCCCCGAAATGGTGCGGCGAGTCCTCATGGGCCTTACCCAACAGCTCGATCACCATCAACTCAGCACGCTATCAGAGGCGATCGGGCAAAACCTGCCTTTCATTGCCGACTGA